TGGCTCGACtttcagtttaacagatttGGGGTGAAGCTAATATTAAACACATCATTCGTAGCACATTAATTCTCTCACTTGGTTTCACCAGTACCATCAGTATTTCTCAAAGcagttgtaaataaataaataatctaagGAAAGCCCCTTCAGGCGTGGGTCATGCTCAGTGTTTGTTCGTTTGCTGATCATCTGCTTTGAGAGACCGCAGCTTCCTGGATCTACCAGCCAATCTGCAATAATTACCCCGTGATAATTGCCCATGTGTCCTCTTTGTGCAGGTGTGGGCTTTGCCACCCGTAAAGTGGGCAACATGACTAAGCCCACCACCATCATATCCGTGGACGGCGATAAGGTGACCCTGAAGACCCAGAGCTCTTTCAAGAGCACAGAGATGAACTTCAAACTGGGAGAGGAGTTTGACGAGGTCACCGCCGACGACAGGAAGGTTAAGGTGAGGGTTCCCACGCGAAGCCTTCATTTTCATCTACAGGCTCTAGGATAATGTTGGACTTCCTGTCATGCATGCGGTGGTGGAGCTCAGTTTCAGATGCATTGTCCAAAATGTTATTTGAAACTCCTGTTTCATAGAAATACCTGAGAGCTTTTAGTTCTCCCAGTTTGGGGATCTGCTTCAGATAAAGCGTGCTTCGAAGGCATTCTTGCTCTGAAGCTTGCAAGTACCTCCAGATGTTGCTTTACTGCTTCCAGAAGCTGGACTCTTAGGGTGGAGGACGTTAAAGAGACAGATGATAGGACTCAGACAGAGAATAAACTGCAGAGCAGGAGAATGAGCCAGTATAAGATCATTATAATTTTCTGCGAATCATGCAAAGCTAAACTGTAAGGTCCCAGCACAAAAGCGTGGAGCTGTCAGTAATTAGTCTAATGAGTAGCAGATCCCCTTCAAGCAGTTTTGATTGGAGATAGCACTTCTGGTAAAAGCTCCATGCCTGAAACTCAAAACGAAAAAAATCACCGGACGTACGGCAAGATCAGCCACAGACATGATGGGTGGTGAGTCACGCCGTTGGGGGGTGAAGGTTGTTGTTCTTGTAAAAGTAGAAACAGGTCAAGTTCAGGTCAAAAAGTTCAACAAtcaggtcaaaaaaaaaaaccaacaaaacagacCAGCTAACGTAGCTCATGGCTTGAATAACCAAATTAGCTCTAATTTTAaggttaaaacatttttcagtttagtAAAGCTAGAACAGAGTTGTAAAAGTAACATTTCAGTGGGATGGAGAAGGATGAAACCCactcataaaatatatattttagcgTAGCTCGGCTAATGTAGGCTAATCTACagtcagagcttttttttaagtgattgGGAACACATTTCCCGCTTTTAAACTCCCTGATTGGTTAACgttctttatattttcattttaatcataTTGGTTGCTCTTCAGTTAAAGTGTTACAAGTTCGAAGCAAGTTTTCTTGAGGaagacttttgttgttgttgtcgtggGAGGAGTGACTcaatctgcagctttttctaaaaaattttaattttgcttaACTTTGACTGTGTCTCTCCTACATAAAGTCCATAGTGACGATAGAGGACGGGAAGATGattcacaaacagaaatggGACGACAAAGAGACAACTTTGATGAGGGAAGTCGATGGAAACAAGCTCCTGCTGGTGAGTTTCTGAAAACGCGTGACCCGACGTCTGTTTGACGAACGcttgtcctgttttgtttttttcttaactttatctttcttcctgctgcagacacTGACAATCGGAACCATTACGTCTAAGCGTCACTACGAGAAGGCAGAATAAAATCCAACATGGGGTCCCAACCACATCAGCTGAAGGCCCAGAACTCCTTAACACCACCCAAACCCAAAACTAAATCTTTGTAAGGCTGCTGATTACTCTGTCTGACTTTTCAGTATTAATGTTactgtcttctttttgtttttccttttcctctaagaaacactgaataaattccaatcatttattgttcttttttttgttaaaaaaataaataaaactccgtatctttttttttttttttttttttttttttttgataatgcTTGTGGTAAAATGTATTGTGCATGGTGCTTGAAACAGCCTTGGAAAGttaatgtttttcctgttgAGATCTGAAACAATAGAAATAAAAGTGTCCACACTGACAAACTGGTTTTTATTATGATTGAAAACTTTACAGCTTCATCAGCCACCCTGAAGCCAAACAGAAatatagaaacacacacacatatttatatattcactgcagacagaaaagGTTTCATTCAGGGACCTTCAGCTCAACGTTATCATTACTTTAACGACTGTGGGCAGCCTGATATTGCTCCATTATGAGGCATCGTTAGTTTTACCTCGGTGTGACCACTGTTTCCATCACAAGAGGCTCCAGTGAAGTTAATTATAGCTCCTCAACcacttctgtttgtgtgcacataCCAGTCCGTGTGTTTCATGAAAGCGTGCATGTGCGGCGGGGGGCGCTCTTATCTCCTCCACTTATGAATCGGGTGAGTGCTAAATTTGTATCCCCCCCATGGCTGCCGTGTCATGTGCTGGAGACCCGCTGCCAACTGGACGTAGGGTGAAGGGGCGAAAGGGCACCTCCTAAAGTTACCTCCCGTTCCTTTTCTGCAcgttctgttcagggtcacgaTGGAGCTGGGGTCTCAGGGAACCTGGACGGAGACACACGGGGCAATAACCCTGCATGTTTGTtaaacccccccacccctcgaCACGTTGGACCAAGACTGACCTGCCAGAAGCCATCAGTGAGCCAGAGGATGCATTTTCAGGGATATCTGAACAATCTTATCTGCAAAAATGGTTGAGTTTGATTAAACTAGTTGGTTTTCTGACACAAACCAGACATTTGGGcactcatgttttagattttaaatcacAGGGTTTGGATTTACCATTCAAAAATctgtatattattttatttattcatatattAATCAGGTTTGAGgcctgtttttaattattttatagaTGTAACATTGACTTCTGTCTCAGTTTCAGGTGTTCAGTGTCTGATTTGAAGTTAATTTGATAAACTAAGTTAAccaaataacattttctttttaatcaaatttgtgtaaaatgttttctcctggaggaggaagatgtTTCCACCAGGATCAACAGCTTCAGCGCTCAAACGCAGCTCGAGTCAACGTCACCAAACCTATATTTCCATCTCTAAACTTTccttttcttaaagtttttctCCCTGCCAACGGCTCACGTGATCTGCTTCAAACTTTCGCCGGACTTGAAACTTTCGTTTTCAACTCTTCACAGTCgtgtgaaacaaaaactgaagattCAGCAGCTTCTAAATGATGAATAgttggtttttttgtcttcttccaaAAACTTAAAGTGGTCACACCTACCAAAAATATAtactttggttaaaaaaagttGAACAAACTAGAAGAAAACGAGCTGTtatttgtgcttgttttaaattaaagacagacTTGTGTAAATTTAGACGCTTCTTCCTCCAGTCCAGACCGAGCTCCTCCACGTACGCCCTGCTTCCTTGTTAATAAATAAGTCCAACAAAACCCGGTTCGTGTTGACACAGAGATTGTTAGCAGCTGCAATAAAAGATTTATCATTAATCTGTGCGCCTAAAATGTTCCTCCAGACACGGTTTTGTCAAGAAACAAACCTTGATGTCgtcatgttttagatgcattgagtgcttgtttcattttattcacttcAACTTAAGAAGCTTCAATTTATATctaaaaaattgaaataaaatttccTAAAATcgattgatttttgtttaaagatgaaaCCGAAGGCGCATGCTTTCAGCAAACTCAAAGAATTGTGTTGTGAACAGACACAGGTTTGGTTAAGaaggacaaaataaacttttgttgGCTGCTGTTAAAGGTGTAACCCGATAATAATGTGCAGAAATGGGCGCCGCTGTTCCGTTTTAGATCCACGTGGTGCAAACGAGAGAACAAAGACTGATGATGAACGACGGAGATTCGAGTCAACGCCTGCTGCCATCCGAAAATAATCTATCAATCTCACAAGCTGAATCTTGAAACTGGGTCAGTGCAGCGAAAACACGACCCAGAAAGCCCTCAAACGATTTTATCTGGAACTGACTGTGGTCGGCCTGTCATACAAGCTGAAcataatgaggaaaaaacaaaacgtaagTCAggcaaaaaatgtgaaaacattaaCCAAATCGGAtctcaggatttttttttgtcttttcactcCTTAAGCGCATTTTATCAGCACCATTATGACTTCAAGGTCCTTGAACAGAGACACCAGgaggtgtttgtttacctttacTGATAAAACCAGCTTTAATGAAGTTAACAGCTGACACGCAGAACGAGCCGCTacccaaaaacacacacatgtcagGACAGAGACGTGGCGTAAAACCTCAGGATGTCACTGCGCCGTCAGGATCCTGTTGTGCTACGTCGACCTTCTGTTTCCTTTGTGGGTGTGTTTCAGCCTCACTTCACCACCTCCTGTCTGCTTCATGGAAACCTGATCGCTGTAAGCTGTGTGCGCATCTCAAACGGGGTCGCCACGTGCCGCCGTGTAACATTTGATTACGCAGGAAGTGAACATCCTCTCGCTGCGAGGGAGCCCGAGGGTACTTCAGGACAAGCGGgaaaaggcctttttttttgtttgttttaggtgatTTTAGGTGGCGTTTTCACCTGAAATGCTCAAATATCTGCTTGAGAAAATGGCGAGAGTAAGAAACTTAAATAGATTAAGGTTtctttaattagttatttatgaataataatgaaaagaaaCGTCTGGAAGTCTGaaactgtttctctgttttctgcagtGTCTGACTGTAGGCATGCGTCTGGTTTTGTGGCTGTCTCAGCTGCGTTTGTGTaatttctccttcttcttcttcttgtcctgTCTCTCGACGCTGCTGCTGTGGCGTCTCCTCTTGGATTTGCATTCCCCGCTGCTGCTGTCGCTCCCCGACTCGTCATGctccctctttttcttctccttcttcttcattttcttctccTGGAGCACAAGAGCGGAATAGAGATATAGAGGTTACTGCTCCGCGACGCAGCAGGAGAAACCCAAACCAAGATGAGGTGGACAGACAGCTGACAGCAGTTTCACTACCTCAAAATCAAATCGttaaatcagcagaaaaatCGTGTTTTCAAACGTTCTTGTGAAACTGCAGCTACACACATGTATGGTCACACCAGCGGTTAGACAATTAAGCTGAGAATGAACGAAAAAAAAGGTAGTGAGAGCCAAGCAGGTTTGTTTAGGCTGAC
The DNA window shown above is from Kryptolebias marmoratus isolate JLee-2015 linkage group LG5, ASM164957v2, whole genome shotgun sequence and carries:
- the fabp3 gene encoding fatty acid-binding protein, heart, which encodes MVEAFVGTWNLKQSDNFDEYMKELGVGFATRKVGNMTKPTTIISVDGDKVTLKTQSSFKSTEMNFKLGEEFDEVTADDRKVKSIVTIEDGKMIHKQKWDDKETTLMREVDGNKLLLTLTIGTITSKRHYEKAE